One Thauera sp. K11 DNA window includes the following coding sequences:
- a CDS encoding TonB-dependent receptor — MMQAHAGCEPVRHIRRPTQAPACCGYSTIAFIAALAAAGAAHAAEEPTQLAPTVVVGTTPLPGIDLPRDQVPANLQTLDGRQVREAGGVSLGEAMQRRLGSVTVNEIQGNPYQADVNYRGFTVSPLLGTPQGLSVYVDGVRVNEGFGDVVNWDLIPRAAIASMAVVPGSNPLYGLNTLGGALALRTKRGDTHPGTEIEAEAGSFDRRMLSLQHGGSKDALNWFVSAEGMKEDGWRDHSPSEVAQFFGRLGWKSDRTDLSMSVIHANTDLIGNGLVPESLRRRRDEAIFTHPDQTRNRMSMLTLAGTHWLSDVDQLSASAYVRRTRTRTLNGDGNDDYEDALEEDPAFDLSGVLNRTATNQRAYGVALQWTRFAGAHQFAVGASHDRSHADFRQTAQEGRLTANRGVEVDEDAELENSLSGRTRTTSIYLTDSVALGPTVQLTGALRYNRTRVINRDRLEPGEPDNLDGDYTYHKLNPALGLTWQASPALTVYGGYSQGNRAPTPIELGCANPEKPCTLPNALASDPFLEQVVARTFELGVRGRLAGGMQWNASVFRTTSRDDILFVGTSTSAGYFTNFGKTRREGVELGIGGNAGALEWQVNYNWLRATFQSSACIVAENNSTAESDPGCGEEQIRVGRGDRIPGLPEHGLKLALSWRANDDLRVGAGLVAYSGQYVRGNENNRHKAGDGFRGRGELPGYAVVNLSADYRLSGGWTLFGRVDNVFDQRYATAGALAENPFTGPGNAFQPDTDQWRSEQFVAPGAPRAAWVGLRYAWGR; from the coding sequence ATGATGCAAGCACACGCAGGCTGTGAACCCGTGCGCCATATCCGCCGGCCGACGCAGGCGCCGGCGTGCTGCGGCTACTCGACGATCGCCTTCATTGCCGCCCTGGCGGCCGCTGGTGCGGCTCACGCGGCGGAGGAACCCACCCAGCTCGCCCCCACCGTCGTGGTGGGCACCACGCCGCTGCCCGGCATCGATCTGCCCAGGGACCAGGTGCCGGCGAACCTGCAGACCCTGGACGGCCGCCAGGTGCGCGAGGCGGGCGGCGTGTCGCTGGGCGAGGCGATGCAGCGGCGGCTGGGCAGCGTGACGGTCAACGAGATCCAGGGCAACCCCTACCAGGCCGACGTCAATTACCGCGGCTTCACCGTGTCGCCGCTGCTCGGCACGCCGCAGGGGCTGTCGGTGTATGTCGACGGCGTACGGGTGAACGAAGGCTTCGGCGACGTCGTCAACTGGGACCTGATTCCCAGGGCGGCCATCGCCTCGATGGCCGTGGTGCCCGGTTCCAACCCGCTGTACGGCCTCAACACGCTGGGCGGCGCGCTGGCGTTGCGGACCAAGCGCGGCGACACCCATCCCGGCACCGAGATCGAGGCCGAAGCCGGCTCGTTCGATCGCCGCATGCTGAGCCTGCAGCACGGCGGCAGCAAGGATGCGCTGAACTGGTTCGTGTCCGCCGAAGGCATGAAGGAGGACGGCTGGCGCGACCATTCGCCCTCCGAGGTGGCGCAGTTCTTCGGCCGGCTGGGATGGAAGTCCGACCGTACCGATCTGTCGATGAGCGTGATCCACGCCAACACCGACCTGATCGGCAACGGCCTGGTGCCGGAAAGCCTGCGCCGGCGGCGCGACGAGGCGATCTTCACCCACCCCGACCAGACCCGGAACCGCATGAGCATGCTGACGCTGGCCGGCACGCACTGGTTGAGCGACGTGGACCAGTTGTCGGCCTCGGCCTATGTGCGGCGCACGCGCACGCGCACGCTGAACGGCGATGGCAACGACGACTACGAGGACGCGCTGGAAGAGGACCCGGCGTTCGACCTCAGCGGCGTGCTCAACCGCACCGCCACCAACCAGCGCGCGTACGGCGTCGCGCTGCAATGGACGCGCTTTGCCGGCGCGCACCAGTTCGCCGTCGGCGCCTCGCACGACCGCAGCCATGCCGATTTCCGCCAGACCGCGCAGGAAGGGCGGCTGACCGCCAACCGCGGCGTGGAGGTGGACGAGGATGCGGAACTCGAGAACAGCCTGTCCGGCCGCACGCGCACCACGTCGATATACCTGACCGACAGCGTCGCCCTGGGGCCCACGGTGCAACTGACCGGCGCGCTGCGCTACAACCGCACGCGCGTGATCAACCGCGACCGCCTGGAGCCCGGTGAGCCCGACAACCTGGATGGCGACTACACCTACCACAAGCTCAACCCCGCGCTGGGCCTGACCTGGCAGGCAAGCCCGGCGCTCACCGTGTATGGCGGCTACAGCCAGGGCAACCGCGCGCCGACGCCGATCGAGCTGGGCTGCGCCAATCCGGAAAAGCCCTGCACGCTGCCCAACGCGCTCGCCTCTGACCCCTTCCTCGAGCAGGTCGTGGCGCGCACCTTCGAGCTGGGCGTGCGCGGCCGGCTGGCGGGCGGCATGCAGTGGAACGCCAGCGTGTTCCGCACCACCAGCCGCGACGACATCCTGTTCGTCGGCACCTCGACCAGCGCCGGCTACTTCACCAACTTCGGCAAGACGCGGCGCGAGGGCGTCGAACTCGGCATCGGCGGCAACGCGGGGGCGCTGGAGTGGCAGGTCAATTACAACTGGCTGCGCGCCACCTTCCAGTCTTCCGCCTGCATCGTCGCCGAGAACAACAGCACCGCCGAAAGCGACCCGGGCTGTGGCGAAGAACAGATCCGCGTCGGCCGCGGCGACCGCATTCCGGGCCTGCCGGAACACGGGCTGAAGTTGGCGCTGAGCTGGCGCGCGAACGACGACCTGCGCGTGGGCGCCGGCCTGGTCGCGTATTCGGGCCAGTACGTGCGCGGCAACGAGAACAACCGCCACAAGGCCGGCGACGGGTTCCGCGGCCGTGGCGAATTGCCGGGCTACGCGGTGGTGAACCTGAGCGCCGACTATCGGCTGAGCGGCGGCTGGACGCTGTTCGGCCGCGTCGACAACGTCTTCGACCAGCGCTACGCGACTGCGGGCGCGCTGGCCGAAAACCCCTTCACCGGCCCGGGCAACGCCTTCCAGCCCGATACCGACCAGTGGCGCAGCGAGCAGTTCGTCGCGCCGGGCGCGCCGCGCGCCGCGTGGGTGGGGCTGCGCTACGCCTGGGGGCGCTGA
- a CDS encoding sensor histidine kinase, with amino-acid sequence MARRLLRLGVLPTEVSSMDLRWRLATRLSLLAAALLAAGCAMVALALTRDVSEEVAASGRLAELLLGIGEAGGGQTAALKRLLEAGELRHVAVSLERPGLEQSRRSGAADPLDWLAARLPGGATDEQRIAIGDEVLVIRADPRAEIREVLRDGLRMLGVLALFACVTVFATWRAAHRALAPVRELEQGLARLARGEEQAALPRFELQEFDRIAAAVDRLAASLAAARAAETTLARRLIGVQEAERRELARELHDEFGQSLAAIGAATAFIERHAGTADAAGITDCARDARTEAARMSSHVRGLLRQLRPHGLGGLGMRDALAELVQHWRARAGGIALDVELPGRLPRLAPEAGLALYRCLQESLTNVLRHSGAGRAAVRLQAVPGGVRLVVGDDGCGQADSLRAGGGLLGMRERAEMAGGRLSLGQSALGGLQLELWLPEADEGARVEDEVDEGDLHDDPHPVAR; translated from the coding sequence ATGGCACGGCGATTGCTGCGGCTCGGCGTGTTGCCGACCGAGGTCTCGTCGATGGACTTGCGCTGGCGCCTCGCCACCCGCCTCTCCCTGCTGGCCGCCGCGCTGCTGGCCGCCGGCTGCGCGATGGTCGCGCTCGCGCTGACGCGCGACGTGTCCGAGGAAGTGGCGGCGTCGGGCCGGCTGGCCGAACTCCTGCTGGGCATCGGCGAGGCCGGGGGCGGGCAGACCGCGGCGCTCAAGCGCCTGCTGGAGGCCGGCGAACTGCGCCACGTCGCGGTATCGCTGGAGCGTCCCGGTTTGGAGCAGTCGCGCCGTTCCGGAGCAGCCGATCCGCTCGACTGGCTCGCCGCGCGCCTGCCGGGTGGTGCGACGGACGAGCAGCGCATCGCCATCGGCGACGAGGTGCTGGTGATCCGCGCCGACCCGCGCGCCGAGATCCGCGAGGTGCTGCGCGACGGGCTGCGCATGCTCGGCGTGCTGGCGCTGTTCGCCTGCGTCACCGTGTTCGCCACCTGGCGTGCGGCGCACCGCGCACTCGCACCGGTGCGCGAACTGGAGCAGGGGCTGGCGCGGCTCGCGCGCGGCGAAGAGCAGGCGGCCCTGCCGCGCTTCGAGCTGCAGGAATTCGACCGCATCGCCGCCGCCGTCGACCGCCTCGCCGCCAGCCTCGCGGCCGCGCGCGCCGCCGAAACCACGCTCGCGCGCCGGCTCATCGGCGTGCAGGAGGCGGAGCGCCGCGAACTCGCGCGCGAACTGCATGACGAGTTCGGGCAGTCGCTCGCCGCCATCGGCGCCGCCACCGCGTTCATCGAGCGCCATGCCGGGACCGCCGATGCTGCAGGAATCACCGACTGCGCCCGCGATGCGCGCACCGAGGCCGCGCGCATGTCGTCCCATGTGCGCGGCCTGCTGCGCCAACTGCGTCCGCATGGGCTGGGCGGGCTGGGCATGCGCGATGCACTGGCCGAACTGGTGCAGCACTGGCGGGCCCGCGCCGGCGGCATCGCGCTCGACGTCGAACTGCCCGGGCGCCTGCCCCGCCTGGCGCCGGAAGCCGGGCTGGCGCTGTACCGCTGCCTGCAGGAGTCGCTCACCAACGTGCTGCGCCACAGCGGCGCCGGCCGCGCGGCGGTCCGCCTGCAGGCGGTGCCGGGCGGCGTGCGGCTGGTCGTCGGCGACGACGGCTGCGGGCAGGCCGACTCCCTGCGTGCGGGCGGCGGCCTGCTCGGCATGCGCGAGCGCGCCGAGATGGCGGGAGGCCGGCTGAGCCTGGGGCAATCCGCGCTGGGCGGGCTGCAACTGGAGTTGTGGCTGCCCGAAGCGGACGAGGGCGCAAGGGTAGAGGACGAAGTGGACGAGGGAGATCTGCACGATGATCCGCATCCTGTTGCTCGATGA
- a CDS encoding ribonuclease catalytic domain-containing protein has product MFVLFEEDGAFKAGTVLADNDATLQVETTHGKRVKLKRANVLLDFREPGPADLLARAEAGAEDLDLEFLWEVCGDDEFGFAEFAAEYHGHPPSATEAATVLLRLHSAPMWFHRKGKGRFRKAPADILQAALAGLEKKKQQAAAVEHMRGELINGRMPPELAALLPQALYRPDRNRIEIKALEAACVDSGLSAPRLLLKCGALASSYDFHYNRFLFEQFPEGPAFPAFEPAALPAGLPRAEVAAFSIDDASTTEIDDAFSVTPRAEGGWRIGIHIAAPALGFGRGSTLDAIARHRLSTVYMPGNKITMLPDEVVYAFTLAEGRDCPAVSLYLDVTPGLAIVGEESRVEMVPIVTNLRHHDIEPVFNDCTVHEGGPDFPWKRELTVLWDLATVLEAGRGKPAANEDRIDYSFSVDWTRHTADGPGHVSIGRRLRGSPMDKLVAELMIHANMTWGRLLDEAGVPGLYRAQGGGKVRMTTVAAPHEGLGVDCYAWSSSPLRRYVDLVNQWQIISVLHGTEPAFAPRSAELMAALRDFELTYADYAEFQRQMERYWCVRWLRQHGLGPVEATVLRENVVRLEQIPLVFKVPSMPLQMPGSRVRLQVENTDLFDVEVAARFVQILSEPQAPADAEYAG; this is encoded by the coding sequence ATGTTCGTGCTGTTCGAAGAGGACGGGGCCTTCAAGGCCGGAACGGTCCTCGCTGATAACGATGCCACGCTGCAGGTGGAGACGACCCACGGCAAGCGGGTCAAGCTCAAGCGCGCGAACGTGCTGCTGGATTTCCGCGAGCCCGGCCCGGCCGATCTGCTGGCCCGCGCCGAAGCCGGCGCCGAGGACCTCGACCTGGAATTCCTCTGGGAAGTGTGCGGCGACGACGAGTTCGGCTTTGCCGAATTCGCCGCCGAATACCACGGCCATCCGCCGTCGGCGACGGAAGCGGCCACCGTGCTGCTGCGCCTGCATTCGGCGCCGATGTGGTTCCACCGCAAGGGCAAGGGGCGCTTTCGCAAGGCCCCGGCCGACATCCTGCAGGCAGCGCTCGCCGGGCTGGAAAAGAAGAAGCAGCAGGCGGCCGCGGTCGAGCACATGCGCGGCGAACTGATAAACGGCCGCATGCCGCCGGAACTCGCCGCGCTGCTGCCGCAGGCCCTCTACCGGCCCGACCGCAACCGCATCGAGATCAAGGCGCTGGAAGCCGCCTGCGTGGACAGCGGCCTGTCGGCGCCGCGGCTGCTGCTGAAGTGCGGCGCACTCGCCTCGAGCTACGACTTCCACTACAACCGCTTCCTGTTCGAGCAGTTTCCCGAGGGGCCGGCCTTCCCCGCCTTCGAGCCGGCGGCGCTGCCCGCCGGCCTGCCGCGCGCGGAGGTGGCCGCGTTCTCGATCGACGACGCCTCGACCACCGAGATCGACGACGCCTTTTCGGTGACGCCCCGCGCCGAGGGCGGCTGGCGCATCGGCATCCACATCGCCGCGCCGGCGCTGGGCTTCGGACGCGGCTCCACGCTCGACGCGATCGCGCGCCACCGGCTGTCCACCGTGTACATGCCGGGCAACAAGATCACCATGCTGCCCGACGAGGTGGTCTACGCCTTCACGCTGGCCGAGGGGCGCGACTGCCCGGCGGTGTCGCTGTACCTCGACGTCACGCCCGGGCTGGCCATCGTCGGCGAGGAATCCCGCGTCGAGATGGTGCCCATCGTCACCAACCTGCGCCACCACGACATCGAGCCGGTGTTCAACGACTGCACGGTGCACGAGGGCGGCCCGGACTTCCCATGGAAGCGCGAGCTGACCGTGCTGTGGGATCTCGCCACCGTGCTGGAGGCCGGCCGCGGCAAGCCGGCCGCCAACGAAGACCGGATCGACTACAGCTTCAGCGTCGACTGGACCCGGCACACCGCCGACGGCCCCGGCCACGTCAGCATCGGCCGGCGCCTGCGCGGCTCGCCGATGGACAAGCTGGTGGCGGAACTGATGATCCACGCCAACATGACGTGGGGCAGGCTGCTCGACGAGGCCGGCGTGCCCGGCCTGTACCGCGCCCAGGGCGGCGGCAAGGTGCGCATGACCACCGTCGCCGCACCCCACGAGGGGCTGGGCGTGGACTGCTACGCTTGGTCGAGTTCGCCGCTGCGGCGCTATGTGGACCTCGTCAATCAGTGGCAGATCATCTCGGTGCTGCACGGCACCGAACCCGCCTTCGCCCCCAGGTCGGCCGAACTGATGGCCGCGCTGCGCGACTTCGAACTCACCTACGCCGACTACGCCGAGTTCCAGCGCCAGATGGAACGCTACTGGTGCGTGCGCTGGCTGCGCCAGCACGGCCTCGGCCCGGTCGAGGCCACGGTGCTGCGCGAGAACGTGGTGCGGCTGGAGCAGATTCCGCTGGTGTTCAAGGTACCGTCGATGCCCCTGCAGATGCCCGGCAGCCGGGTGAGACTGCAGGTGGAGAACACCGACCTGTTCGACGTCGAGGTGGCGGCGCGCTTCGTGCAGATCCTGTCCGAGCCGCAGGCGCCGGCCGACGCCGAGTACGCGGGCTGA
- a CDS encoding energy transducer TonB, with the protein MRIAAPALSPPAGARHAGAHRLVSRGLGIALAISLMLHGLVLSLQFRPPEGKPARDRGLEVVLVNARHAKPPQKADVLAQANLAGGGTSDKKDARPKSPLPPQNARRDGDALVEQKRRQPQQAQAQQQVLTRDKAAASVASRPQQTEQPTSPPVVSGLDLLDSAAAVARLEAQIDRSLDELSKRPRTQFIGARAREYRFAQYVEDWRQKVERIGTLNYPDAARGRMYGSLLLSVTIRADGSVERVGVHRSSGHKVLDDAAVRIVRMAAPYAPFPPDIRRDTDMIEITRTWTFTNADEVRAN; encoded by the coding sequence ATGCGCATCGCCGCGCCCGCCCTCTCCCCGCCGGCCGGCGCGCGGCACGCCGGCGCGCATCGCCTCGTCAGCCGCGGGCTGGGCATCGCGCTGGCGATCTCGCTGATGCTGCACGGCCTGGTCCTGAGCCTGCAGTTCCGCCCGCCCGAGGGCAAGCCGGCGCGCGATCGCGGCCTGGAAGTCGTGCTGGTGAATGCGCGCCACGCGAAGCCGCCGCAGAAGGCCGACGTGCTGGCGCAGGCCAACCTCGCCGGCGGCGGCACCAGCGACAAGAAGGACGCGCGTCCGAAATCGCCGCTGCCGCCGCAGAACGCCCGCCGCGACGGCGACGCGCTCGTCGAACAGAAGCGGCGGCAGCCGCAGCAGGCGCAGGCGCAGCAGCAGGTCCTGACGCGCGACAAGGCCGCCGCGTCGGTGGCCAGCCGGCCGCAGCAGACCGAGCAGCCGACGTCGCCGCCGGTCGTCAGCGGCCTCGACCTGCTCGACAGCGCCGCCGCCGTCGCCCGCCTGGAAGCCCAGATCGACCGCTCCCTGGACGAGTTGTCCAAGCGCCCGCGCACCCAGTTCATCGGCGCGCGCGCCAGGGAATACCGCTTTGCGCAGTACGTGGAGGACTGGCGGCAGAAGGTCGAGCGCATCGGCACGCTCAACTACCCGGACGCGGCGCGCGGCAGGATGTATGGCAGCCTGCTGCTGTCGGTCACCATCCGCGCCGACGGCTCGGTCGAGCGCGTCGGCGTGCATCGCAGTTCGGGGCACAAGGTGCTGGACGACGCGGCGGTGCGCATCGTCAGGATGGCCGCGCCCTACGCCCCCTTCCCGCCCGACATCCGGCGCGATACCGACATGATCGAGATCACGCGCACCTGGACCTTCACCAACGCCGACGAGGTGCGGGCGAATTGA
- a CDS encoding response regulator — translation MIRILLLDDHAVVRTGYRRLLDAECGFEVVAEAATADEACACVARGGIDVAVADLSLRGCSGIEAIRRMLARAPALRVLVLSMHDHAGYVTQAMRAGALGYLTKSSEPTELFDAIRAVAAGRRIFSADILEVLARSSLDGEQALARLTPREFEVLRLAVSGDSSADIANSMHLSPKTVHNHLSAIRSKLDADNDFKLIREAVRLGLIAFPTHGA, via the coding sequence ATGATCCGCATCCTGTTGCTCGATGACCACGCCGTGGTGCGCACCGGCTACCGCCGCCTGCTCGATGCCGAGTGCGGGTTCGAGGTCGTGGCCGAAGCGGCGACGGCGGACGAGGCGTGCGCCTGCGTGGCGCGCGGCGGTATCGACGTGGCGGTGGCGGATCTCAGCCTGCGCGGCTGCAGCGGCATCGAGGCCATCCGCCGCATGCTCGCGCGCGCGCCGGCGCTCAGGGTACTGGTGCTGTCCATGCACGATCATGCCGGCTACGTGACCCAGGCGATGCGCGCCGGCGCGCTCGGCTACCTGACCAAGAGCAGCGAACCGACCGAACTGTTCGATGCGATCCGCGCGGTCGCAGCGGGGCGGCGGATCTTTTCGGCGGACATCCTGGAAGTGCTCGCGCGCTCCTCGCTCGACGGCGAGCAGGCGCTCGCGCGCCTCACCCCGCGCGAGTTCGAGGTCCTGCGCCTGGCGGTGAGCGGCGATTCGTCGGCCGACATCGCCAACAGCATGCATCTCAGCCCGAAGACGGTGCACAACCACCTGTCCGCCATCCGCAGCAAGCTCGACGCGGACAACGATTTCAAGCTGATCCGCGAGGCAGTGCGCCTCGGCCTGATCGCCTTCCCCACCCACGGGGCCTGA
- the hemL gene encoding glutamate-1-semialdehyde 2,1-aminomutase — protein sequence MNSRNEALFQRAQRTIPGGVNSPVRAFRSVGGTPRFIERAEGARVWDADGKVYIDYVGSWGPAITGHAHPAIVEAVREAALKGLSFGAPTASEVDMAELICELLPSVDMVRLVSSGTEATMSAIRLARGHTGRDAIIKFEGCYHGHADSLLVKAGSGLLTFGNPSSGGVPADFAKHTIVLDYNDLDQAEAVFKARGDEIAAVIVEPVAGNMNLVKPRAGFLEGLRRLCTQYGAVLIFDEVMTGFRVGPQGAQGLYCITPDLTTLGKVIGGGMPVGAFGGRRDIMEKIAPLGPVYQAGTLSGSPVAVAAGMASLRLTREAGFYDALAARAARLADGLSAAAREAGVSFSADAVGGMFGVYFSAGVPASFADVMASDRERFNRFFHAMLEAGHYFAPSAFEAGFVSAAHGEAEIDATVAAARAVFAALR from the coding sequence ATGAACAGCCGCAACGAAGCCCTTTTCCAGCGCGCCCAGCGCACCATCCCCGGCGGCGTCAATTCGCCCGTCCGCGCCTTCCGCTCGGTGGGCGGCACGCCGCGCTTCATCGAGCGCGCCGAAGGCGCGCGCGTGTGGGATGCCGACGGCAAGGTCTACATCGACTACGTGGGGTCCTGGGGGCCGGCGATCACCGGCCATGCGCATCCGGCCATCGTCGAGGCGGTGCGCGAGGCGGCGCTCAAGGGCCTGTCCTTCGGCGCGCCGACCGCGAGCGAGGTCGACATGGCCGAACTCATCTGCGAACTGCTGCCCTCGGTCGACATGGTGCGCCTGGTCAGTTCCGGCACCGAGGCGACGATGAGTGCGATCCGCCTGGCGCGCGGCCACACCGGGCGCGATGCGATCATCAAGTTCGAGGGCTGCTACCACGGCCACGCCGACAGCCTGCTGGTGAAGGCGGGCTCCGGCCTGCTGACCTTCGGCAATCCGTCCTCGGGCGGGGTGCCGGCCGACTTCGCCAAGCACACCATCGTGCTCGACTACAACGACCTCGATCAGGCCGAGGCGGTGTTCAAGGCGCGCGGCGACGAGATCGCCGCGGTGATCGTCGAGCCGGTGGCGGGCAACATGAACCTGGTCAAGCCCAGGGCGGGCTTCCTCGAAGGGCTGCGCCGCCTGTGCACGCAGTACGGCGCGGTGCTGATCTTCGACGAGGTGATGACCGGCTTTCGCGTGGGGCCGCAGGGCGCGCAGGGGCTGTACTGCATCACGCCGGACCTCACCACGCTCGGCAAGGTGATCGGCGGCGGCATGCCGGTGGGCGCCTTCGGCGGCCGGCGCGACATCATGGAAAAGATCGCGCCGCTCGGCCCGGTGTATCAGGCCGGCACGCTGTCGGGCAGCCCGGTGGCGGTGGCGGCGGGCATGGCCTCGCTCAGGCTGACGCGCGAGGCGGGCTTCTACGACGCGCTCGCCGCGCGCGCGGCGCGGCTGGCGGACGGGCTGTCGGCGGCGGCGCGCGAGGCCGGCGTGAGCTTCAGCGCCGATGCGGTCGGCGGCATGTTCGGCGTGTATTTCAGCGCCGGCGTCCCGGCCTCGTTCGCCGACGTGATGGCCTCCGACCGGGAGCGCTTCAACCGCTTCTTCCACGCCATGCTGGAGGCCGGCCACTATTTCGCGCCGTCGGCCTTCGAGGCCGGCTTCGTGTCCGCCGCGCACGGCGAGGCGGAGATCGACGCCACCGTCGCCGCGGCGCGGGCGGTGTTCGCCGCGCTGCGTTAG
- the mgtE gene encoding magnesium transporter: MTQEEERHADDVQQHLREVQALLARQKVVEDLVHRQDMPRHELVENLVHKQHEAGLRAKLDELHPADIAYILEALPLEERLYVWDLVKAERDGEILLEVSDAVRESLIETMAPEELKAAAETLDADELADLAPDLPPEVIQDVFQSLDSEGREQLRAAMSYPEDSVGALMDFDMVTVREDVTLEVVLRYLRRFDELPDHTDKLFVIDRDDHLKGILTLESLLITDPETLVADVMRSEPVISFTPEDDAGEAAQAFERYDLVSAPVIGDGKRLIGRLTVADVVDYIREESEAEILSQAGLREEEDIFASVWDSVKNRWSWLAVNLVTAFVASRVIGLFEGSIEKLVALAALMPIVAGIGGNSGNQTITMIVRAIAMGQVEPSAMQRLLKKELGVALVNGLVWGGLLGVLAWVLYDSVSLGVVMTAAMTLNLLLAASAGVLIPMMRQSLGADPAIGGSVMITALTDSGGFFIFLGLATLFLL, translated from the coding sequence ATGACCCAGGAAGAGGAACGCCACGCCGACGACGTCCAGCAGCACCTGCGTGAAGTGCAGGCGCTGCTCGCACGGCAGAAGGTCGTGGAGGACCTCGTCCACCGCCAGGACATGCCGCGCCACGAACTGGTCGAAAACCTCGTGCACAAGCAGCACGAGGCCGGGCTGCGGGCCAAGCTGGACGAACTGCACCCCGCCGACATCGCCTACATCCTCGAGGCGCTGCCGCTCGAGGAACGCCTGTACGTCTGGGACCTGGTGAAGGCCGAGCGCGACGGCGAGATCCTGCTCGAAGTCTCGGATGCGGTGCGCGAATCGCTGATCGAGACGATGGCGCCGGAAGAGCTGAAGGCCGCGGCGGAGACGCTGGACGCCGACGAACTCGCCGACCTCGCCCCCGACCTGCCGCCCGAGGTCATCCAGGACGTCTTCCAGTCCCTCGACAGCGAGGGCCGCGAGCAGTTGCGCGCGGCGATGTCCTACCCCGAGGATTCGGTCGGCGCGCTGATGGACTTCGACATGGTGACGGTGCGCGAGGACGTCACGCTCGAGGTCGTGCTGCGCTACCTGCGCCGCTTCGACGAACTGCCCGACCACACCGACAAGCTCTTCGTGATCGACCGCGACGACCACCTGAAGGGCATCCTGACGCTCGAATCGCTGCTGATCACCGACCCCGAGACCCTGGTCGCCGACGTGATGCGCAGCGAGCCGGTCATCAGCTTCACGCCGGAAGACGACGCCGGCGAGGCGGCGCAGGCGTTCGAGCGCTACGACCTGGTGTCGGCGCCCGTCATCGGCGACGGCAAGCGCCTGATCGGCCGCCTGACCGTGGCCGACGTGGTGGACTACATCCGCGAGGAATCCGAGGCCGAGATCCTGAGCCAGGCCGGCCTGCGCGAAGAGGAAGACATCTTCGCCTCGGTGTGGGATTCGGTGAAGAACCGCTGGTCGTGGCTGGCCGTCAACCTCGTCACCGCCTTCGTCGCCTCGCGCGTGATCGGCCTGTTCGAGGGCTCGATCGAGAAGCTCGTCGCGCTCGCGGCGCTGATGCCCATCGTCGCCGGCATCGGCGGCAATTCCGGCAACCAGACGATCACCATGATCGTGCGCGCGATCGCGATGGGCCAGGTGGAACCGTCCGCCATGCAGCGCCTGCTGAAGAAGGAACTCGGCGTGGCGCTGGTGAACGGCCTCGTCTGGGGCGGGCTGCTCGGCGTGCTGGCGTGGGTGCTGTACGACAGCGTGTCGCTGGGCGTGGTGATGACGGCGGCGATGACGCTCAACCTGCTGCTCGCGGCCAGCGCGGGCGTGCTGATCCCGATGATGCGCCAGAGCCTGGGCGCCGACCCGGCGATCGGCGGCTCGGTGATGATCACCGCGCTCACCGACTCGGGCGGCTTCTTCATCTTCCTCGGCCTGGCCACGCTGTTCCTGCTCTGA
- the mtgA gene encoding monofunctional biosynthetic peptidoglycan transglycosylase, whose product MRTALRWIGRALAIALALLIVWQIALLTQVIWWSRFDPASTSFMRLRLDELRARDPEARLRHQWVPYEQISIHLKRAVVAAEDDSFVDHEGFDWEGIERALEKNERKGRAVAGGSTISQQLAKNLFLSPSRSYLRKAQEAVITVMIERLWTKRRILEVYLNVVEWGQGVFGAEAAARRYYGIPASRLGPAEAARLAVMLPDPRRYERSFGPRLAAHAERIRRRMAYSQVP is encoded by the coding sequence GTGAGGACGGCGCTGCGCTGGATCGGCCGCGCGCTGGCGATCGCGCTCGCGCTGCTGATCGTGTGGCAGATCGCGCTGCTCACCCAGGTGATCTGGTGGAGCCGCTTCGACCCGGCCAGCACCAGCTTCATGCGGCTGCGCCTGGACGAACTGCGCGCACGGGACCCGGAAGCCCGGCTGCGCCACCAGTGGGTACCCTACGAGCAGATTTCGATCCACCTGAAACGCGCCGTCGTCGCCGCCGAGGACGACAGCTTCGTCGACCACGAGGGCTTCGACTGGGAAGGCATCGAGCGCGCGCTGGAAAAGAACGAACGGAAGGGGCGGGCCGTGGCCGGCGGCTCGACGATCAGCCAGCAACTGGCGAAGAACCTTTTCCTGTCGCCATCGCGCAGCTACCTGCGCAAGGCGCAGGAGGCGGTGATCACCGTGATGATCGAGCGGTTGTGGACCAAGCGCCGCATCCTCGAGGTGTATCTGAACGTGGTGGAGTGGGGCCAGGGCGTCTTCGGCGCCGAAGCCGCGGCGCGGCGCTACTACGGCATTCCGGCCAGCCGCCTGGGCCCGGCCGAGGCGGCCCGGCTGGCGGTGATGCTGCCCGATCCGCGGCGCTACGAGCGCAGCTTCGGCCCGCGGCTGGCGGCGCACGCGGAGCGCATCCGGCGCCGCATGGCCTACTCGCAGGTGCCCTGA